One genomic segment of bacterium includes these proteins:
- a CDS encoding DeoR/GlpR transcriptional regulator, whose product MDEKDLTIERRSKIIEQINREGQVQVLVLSKIFRVSPVTIRNDLSHLEQKNLLIRTRGGAIRPQQVAIDYKLNLKAKKHFPEKQSIGKNAAKLINEGETIILDSGTTTMEIAKNLNNFKDLTVITNALNIARQLAEYPSIRVIIPGGILRKNALSMVGPMAESTIQNYFCDKLFLGVDGIDIKYGISTPNVEEAYLNKIMIKISKKSFVVADSSKFTKRSFALIAPLSDINTVITDKHVPQEEKDALENLGIDVIIA is encoded by the coding sequence TCGTGAAGGGCAGGTACAAGTACTTGTATTAAGCAAAATCTTTCGGGTCAGCCCGGTAACAATCAGAAATGACCTATCCCACCTCGAACAGAAAAACCTCCTCATAAGAACAAGGGGGGGAGCTATACGCCCGCAGCAGGTTGCGATTGACTACAAATTAAATCTGAAAGCAAAAAAACATTTTCCGGAAAAACAATCTATAGGTAAAAACGCAGCAAAATTAATTAATGAGGGAGAAACAATTATCCTTGATTCCGGAACAACAACTATGGAAATAGCTAAAAATCTTAATAATTTTAAAGATCTCACTGTAATTACCAATGCCCTTAACATTGCCCGCCAACTGGCTGAATACCCCAGTATAAGAGTAATAATTCCCGGCGGCATTCTCCGTAAAAATGCTTTATCAATGGTAGGGCCCATGGCAGAAAGCACAATCCAAAACTATTTCTGTGATAAACTTTTTCTCGGCGTTGATGGAATTGATATCAAATATGGTATTTCCACTCCAAATGTAGAAGAAGCATATTTAAATAAAATTATGATTAAAATATCAAAGAAATCCTTTGTTGTCGCAGATTCAAGCAAATTCACAAAACGCAGTTTTGCATTAATTGCCCCGTTAAGCGATATCAATACTGTAATTACTGACAAACATGTCCCGCAGGAAGAGAAAGATGCTCTGGAAAATCTTGGCATTGACGTTATAATTGCTTAA